One window of Hylemonella gracilis genomic DNA carries:
- a CDS encoding TauD/TfdA dioxygenase family protein produces the protein MGLSAALDLPASAPVRQNIDIRPLTSGSGRSRLGAEVLGLDLSKPLADADFRRIHQAHLDHHVLVFRDLRITPAQQVEFSRRFGPLQIHVLSQFALAGHPEILIVSNIKENGQPIGLGDAGHYWHSDLSYVEKPSLGSMLHAQELPTEGGDTLFADQHAAYEVLPEKTKQRIAHLRAEHSYLCKYEELRARSPWRPKLTPEQIAKVPPHVHSVVRTHPETGCQALFVSEHFTTRIVGLPEDESRALLDELFAHSTREEFVYRHRWQAHDMVFWDNRSVMHLAAGTPEQLRRKLYRTTIEGDIVF, from the coding sequence ATGGGCCTCTCCGCCGCCTTGGACCTGCCCGCATCTGCGCCGGTCCGCCAGAACATTGACATCCGTCCGCTGACCTCGGGGTCCGGGCGCAGCCGCCTGGGCGCCGAGGTGCTGGGCCTGGACTTGTCGAAGCCGCTGGCCGATGCGGATTTCCGCCGCATCCACCAAGCGCATCTGGACCACCACGTGCTGGTCTTCCGCGATCTGCGCATCACGCCAGCGCAGCAGGTCGAGTTCAGCCGCCGCTTCGGGCCGCTGCAGATCCATGTGCTAAGCCAGTTCGCGCTGGCCGGCCACCCGGAAATCCTGATCGTCTCCAACATCAAGGAGAACGGCCAGCCCATCGGCCTGGGCGACGCAGGGCATTACTGGCATTCGGACCTGTCCTACGTCGAAAAACCCAGCCTGGGTTCCATGCTGCACGCGCAGGAACTGCCGACCGAAGGCGGCGACACGCTGTTCGCCGACCAGCACGCAGCCTACGAAGTGCTGCCGGAAAAGACCAAGCAGCGCATCGCGCATCTGCGGGCCGAGCATTCCTACCTCTGCAAGTACGAGGAACTGCGCGCGCGCAGCCCCTGGCGGCCCAAGCTCACGCCCGAGCAGATCGCCAAGGTGCCGCCCCACGTCCACTCCGTGGTGCGCACCCACCCGGAGACGGGCTGCCAAGCGCTCTTCGTCAGCGAGCACTTCACGACCCGCATCGTCGGCCTGCCCGAGGACGAAAGCCGCGCGCTGCTGGACGAGCTGTTCGCGCACAGCACCCGCGAGGAGTTCGTCTACCGCCACCGCTGGCAGGCGCACGACATGGTGTTCTGGGACAACCGTTCCGTCATGCACCTGGCCGCGGGCACGCCCGAGCAACTGCGCCGCAAGCTCTACCGCACCACCATCGAAGGTGACATCGTTTTCTGA
- a CDS encoding ABC transporter substrate-binding protein → MKQFLRSPISLLVGLGLLLGATAAQAEGKLRVAQQFGIAYLILDVVQDQKLIEKHGKAQGLNIEVEWAQISGATAMNEALLAGSLDVVSAGVPPMLTLWDRTKGKQNVKAVAALGALPNYLITTNPNIKTLKDFGDKDRIAVPAAGTGFQSRTLQIETAKLFGVAQAKKYDAISVSLPHPDATAALISGGTEINSHFSSAPFYYQALAGNPKVHKVLSSYDILGGPATFNVLYSTQKFHDENPKTYKAFYAALREAAEFIRKDKAAGTGLAADVFIRVQKSKLDPALVKKIIEDPENDFTVNPQNTYIYADKLHAIEVLKNKAASWKDYFFEEAWAHPGS, encoded by the coding sequence ATGAAGCAATTTCTTCGAAGCCCCATTTCCCTCCTCGTTGGCCTGGGCCTGCTGCTCGGCGCCACGGCCGCGCAGGCCGAAGGCAAGCTCCGCGTCGCCCAGCAGTTCGGCATCGCCTACCTCATCCTCGACGTGGTGCAGGACCAGAAGCTGATCGAGAAGCACGGCAAGGCCCAGGGTCTGAACATCGAAGTGGAGTGGGCACAGATCTCAGGCGCCACCGCCATGAACGAGGCCCTGCTGGCCGGTTCGCTGGACGTGGTGTCGGCCGGCGTGCCGCCCATGCTCACGCTGTGGGACCGCACCAAGGGCAAACAGAACGTCAAGGCCGTGGCCGCGCTCGGCGCCTTGCCCAATTACCTGATCACGACCAACCCCAACATCAAGACGCTGAAGGACTTCGGCGACAAGGACCGCATCGCCGTGCCCGCGGCCGGCACGGGTTTCCAGTCGCGCACCTTGCAAATTGAAACGGCCAAGCTCTTCGGCGTGGCCCAGGCCAAGAAGTACGACGCCATCTCGGTCAGCCTGCCGCACCCGGACGCGACGGCCGCGCTCATCTCGGGCGGCACGGAAATCAACTCGCACTTCTCCAGCGCACCCTTCTATTACCAGGCGCTGGCGGGCAACCCCAAGGTGCACAAAGTGCTGTCCAGCTACGACATCCTGGGCGGGCCGGCCACCTTCAACGTGCTGTACAGCACGCAGAAGTTCCACGACGAGAACCCCAAGACCTACAAGGCCTTCTACGCCGCGCTGCGTGAAGCGGCCGAGTTCATCCGCAAGGACAAGGCCGCTGGCACAGGTCTAGCCGCCGACGTCTTCATCCGCGTGCAGAAGTCCAAGCTGGACCCGGCGCTGGTGAAGAAGATCATCGAGGACCCGGAGAACGACTTCACCGTCAACCCGCAGAACACCTACATCTACGCCGACAAGCTGCACGCCATCGAGGTGCTGAAGAACAAGGCGGCGTCCTGGAAGGATTACTTCTTCGAGGAAGCCTGGGCCCATCCGGGCAGCTGA
- a CDS encoding ABC transporter ATP-binding protein: protein MTGVTPLHPSPLLAVDGVSLEYRVPGRVVRATHRVSFDVHAADRFVLLGASGCGKSTLLKAVAGFIAPVEGEIRLDGQRVQGPGPDRIVVFQEFDQLPPWKTVRQNVMFPLRAARKLGRKEAAERADHFLDKVGLSAFADAYPHQLSGGMKQRVAIARALAMQPRVLLMDEPFAALDALTRRKMQEELLALWEGEAAEGGRFTLLFVTHSIEEALVVGSRIGLLSPHPGRMRAEINSHQFGLHSAGSAEFQATAQRIHGLLFEAPGATPVHEQDGALAPVTAPKVDTRRYA, encoded by the coding sequence ATGACTGGCGTGACACCCCTGCATCCTTCCCCCTTGCTCGCGGTCGATGGCGTGAGCCTCGAATACCGCGTGCCCGGCCGCGTGGTGCGCGCCACGCACCGCGTCAGCTTCGACGTGCACGCGGCGGACCGCTTCGTGCTGCTCGGCGCCTCGGGCTGTGGCAAGTCCACGCTGCTCAAGGCCGTGGCCGGTTTCATCGCGCCGGTGGAGGGCGAAATCCGCCTGGATGGACAGCGCGTGCAGGGTCCGGGGCCCGACCGCATCGTCGTCTTCCAGGAGTTCGACCAGTTGCCGCCCTGGAAGACCGTGCGGCAGAACGTGATGTTCCCGCTGCGCGCGGCGCGCAAGCTGGGCCGCAAGGAAGCCGCCGAGCGGGCCGACCATTTTCTGGACAAGGTGGGCCTGTCGGCGTTCGCCGACGCCTACCCGCACCAGCTCTCCGGCGGCATGAAGCAGCGCGTGGCGATCGCCCGCGCGCTGGCCATGCAGCCGCGCGTGCTGCTGATGGACGAACCCTTCGCCGCCCTGGACGCGTTGACTCGCCGCAAGATGCAGGAGGAACTGTTGGCCTTGTGGGAAGGCGAGGCGGCGGAGGGTGGGCGCTTCACGCTGCTCTTCGTGACGCACTCGATCGAGGAGGCCCTGGTCGTGGGCAGCCGCATCGGCCTGCTCTCGCCGCACCCGGGGCGCATGCGCGCCGAGATCAACAGCCACCAGTTCGGCCTGCACAGCGCGGGCAGCGCTGAATTCCAGGCTACCGCGCAGCGCATCCACGGTCTGCTGTTCGAGGCGCCCGGCGCGACACCGGTGCATGAACAAGACGGCGCCCTTGCGCCTGTGACGGCACCCAAAGTCGACACGCGGAGGTACGCATGA
- a CDS encoding 2OG-Fe dioxygenase family protein: MPSPTPPPAAEAAPETRPVADARAALAREGFAFLPAAQARPLLAGVNSFTAHDWAAFQDSWNRLERDRYMADGGRYRERRHATYSAPTSGPVRQEPHRPHYQSIAYNPLNGGTARHFAPIEPDLARGPVLGTVLSCCRDLFDGLAPARDWHIEVHQFRIDAARSGATPTPEGVHRDGVDFVFMMLVQRRNIQGGETRIRDQAGETLARFTLSDPFDTAIVDDARLLHGVTPVTPLDLTQPAWRDVLVVTFAANPPEHGPDPSGR; the protein is encoded by the coding sequence ATGCCTTCGCCGACGCCTCCACCTGCCGCCGAAGCCGCTCCCGAAACGCGCCCCGTGGCCGATGCGCGTGCCGCCCTCGCGCGCGAGGGTTTTGCCTTTCTGCCAGCCGCTCAGGCCCGCCCCTTGCTGGCGGGTGTCAACAGTTTCACCGCCCACGATTGGGCGGCGTTCCAGGACAGCTGGAACCGCTTGGAGCGCGACCGCTACATGGCCGATGGCGGGCGCTACCGGGAGCGACGGCATGCGACCTACAGCGCCCCGACCTCGGGGCCGGTGCGTCAAGAGCCTCACCGCCCGCATTACCAGAGCATCGCCTACAACCCGCTCAACGGCGGCACGGCCCGGCACTTCGCGCCCATCGAGCCGGACCTCGCTCGGGGCCCGGTGCTCGGCACCGTGCTGTCTTGCTGCCGCGATCTGTTCGATGGCCTCGCGCCCGCGCGCGACTGGCACATTGAGGTGCACCAGTTCCGCATCGACGCGGCCCGCAGCGGCGCCACGCCGACGCCGGAGGGCGTGCACCGCGACGGCGTGGATTTCGTGTTCATGATGCTGGTCCAGCGGCGCAACATCCAAGGTGGCGAGACCCGCATCCGCGATCAGGCGGGCGAGACCTTGGCGCGCTTCACGCTGTCCGATCCCTTCGACACGGCCATCGTCGATGACGCGCGGCTGCTCCACGGCGTGACGCCCGTGACGCCCCTGGACCTCACCCAGCCGGCCTGGCGCGACGTGCTGGTGGTCACCTTCGCGGCAAACCCGCCGGAGCACGGGCCAGACCCGAGCGGGCGCTGA
- a CDS encoding winged helix-turn-helix transcriptional regulator has translation MNEQKTVLQLAQALSGQWTVPLLLAMAPCRGRFSPLQKTLGITPARLSDNLWRLEANGLLVRLSAQERRHPALPEYVLTEEGERLREAALVLQATEQRLGLGRLSAQAWNMPLLLALHCGRERFQQIGKALDPVTPRMLSARLESFQQLGTIQRELEAEPRPTFLYHLQAQAQARAPVGQFADGLESLV, from the coding sequence TTGAACGAACAGAAGACGGTCTTGCAACTGGCCCAGGCCTTGTCGGGCCAGTGGACCGTGCCTTTGTTGTTGGCCATGGCGCCTTGCCGCGGGCGTTTCTCGCCCTTGCAAAAGACGCTGGGCATCACGCCCGCGCGCCTGAGCGACAACCTCTGGCGTCTGGAGGCCAATGGCTTGCTGGTCCGCCTCTCGGCGCAGGAGCGCCGCCATCCGGCCCTGCCCGAGTACGTGCTGACCGAGGAGGGGGAACGCCTGCGCGAGGCCGCCCTGGTCCTGCAGGCGACCGAGCAGCGCCTGGGCCTGGGGCGACTCTCTGCCCAGGCCTGGAACATGCCGCTGCTGCTGGCACTGCACTGTGGGCGCGAGCGTTTCCAGCAGATCGGCAAGGCGCTGGACCCGGTCACGCCGCGCATGCTGTCCGCCCGGCTGGAATCCTTCCAGCAGCTCGGCACCATCCAGCGGGAACTGGAGGCTGAACCGCGCCCGACCTTTCTGTACCACCTGCAGGCCCAGGCCCAGGCCCGGGCACCGGTCGGGCAATTTGCGGATGGGTTGGAGTCGCTGGTCTGA